Proteins co-encoded in one Armatimonadota bacterium genomic window:
- a CDS encoding ABC transporter permease, which produces MIRREGTPQREGSPWTGLWAVVVKEMADHLSSPRMRVLEGLILLTAIGTVYLAIQNIRQTIGEDPFLFLRLFTTATEPLNYSFVAFMGFLIPLTAIALGFDAVNGEYNRRTLSRVLAQPIYRDALLLGKFLGALFTLTITLLGLWLLVTGLGIYRLGVIPSGEEVARSLLFLLATVAYAAIWLALAMMFSVRFRQPATSAMAAMAIWLFFAVFWDIIVRIVAGIVRPVQYGFGEEQLAQAQLQLALSRLSPNTLYAEMILAFLNPQVRALGPVLLAQLEGAILGTPLPLSQSLLLVWPQLTGLTAAVLILFAITYVNFQRQEVRA; this is translated from the coding sequence ATGATCCGACGGGAAGGCACACCACAGCGCGAGGGCTCGCCCTGGACTGGCCTGTGGGCCGTGGTGGTCAAGGAGATGGCCGACCACCTCTCCAGCCCACGGATGCGCGTGCTGGAAGGGCTGATCCTGCTGACCGCCATCGGCACCGTCTACCTGGCCATCCAGAACATCCGCCAGACCATCGGTGAAGACCCGTTCTTGTTCCTGCGGCTGTTCACCACGGCGACCGAGCCGCTGAACTACTCGTTCGTGGCGTTCATGGGCTTCCTGATCCCCCTGACGGCGATTGCGCTGGGCTTCGACGCCGTCAACGGCGAGTACAACCGCCGGACGCTCTCCCGGGTGCTGGCGCAGCCCATCTACCGCGACGCCCTGCTGCTGGGCAAGTTCCTCGGGGCGCTCTTCACGCTGACCATCACCCTGCTCGGCCTGTGGCTGCTGGTGACCGGGCTGGGGATCTACCGGCTCGGGGTGATCCCCAGCGGCGAGGAGGTCGCGCGCAGCCTGCTGTTCCTGCTGGCGACCGTCGCCTACGCGGCCATCTGGCTGGCGCTGGCCATGATGTTCTCCGTGCGGTTCCGCCAGCCCGCCACCTCGGCCATGGCCGCGATGGCGATCTGGCTGTTTTTCGCGGTGTTCTGGGACATCATCGTCCGCATCGTCGCGGGCATCGTGCGGCCCGTGCAGTACGGGTTCGGGGAAGAGCAGCTGGCCCAGGCGCAGCTGCAGTTGGCCCTCTCGCGCCTGTCGCCCAACACCCTCTACGCCGAGATGATCCTGGCGTTCCTCAACCCCCAGGTGCGGGCCCTGGGGCCTGTGCTCCTGGCCCAGCTCGAGGGCGCGATCCTGGGCACGCCCCTGCCGCTCTCGCAGAGTCTGTTGCTGGTTTGGCCCCAGCTCACCGGGCTGACCGCGGCCGTGCTGATCCTCTTCGCGATCACCTACGTGAACTTCCAGCGACAGGAAGTGCGGGCGTAG